Proteins from a single region of Gossypium arboreum isolate Shixiya-1 chromosome 1, ASM2569848v2, whole genome shotgun sequence:
- the LOC108482637 gene encoding uncharacterized protein LOC108482637, which yields MDQQQHEEQPSTSPTSSSSSYTLFLKIMSKRRTWVFLFVLVYAILLDSSWNFLKSILSWYHQNQGRYQSPGWPALYASVLLGGVFGLISMAAAVAVAVPATMVTWITVVVLLAFFGKPKRTLVAEGKKITKEIAGSVFKTLLTEGNVVAVVCAVLGYYVLVRNNNGE from the coding sequence ATGGATCAACAACAACACGAAGAACAACCATCCACATCTCcgacatcatcatcatcatcgtaCACCTTGTTCTTGAAAATAATGAGCAAAAGAAGAACATGGGTATTCCTCTTCGTATTAGTTTACGCTATCCTTTTAGATTCTTCATGGAATTTCCTCAAATCCATACTTTCTTGGTACCACCAAAACCAAGGCCGGTATCAATCACCCGGTTGGCCTGCCCTGTATGCTTCCGTCCTTCTCGGTGGGGTTTTTGGGTTGATTTCTATGGCTGCGGCGGTGGCTGTGGCGGTGCCGGCTACTATGGTGACGTGGATAACGGTGGTCGTTTTGCTTGCTTTCTTTGGGAAACCAAAACGGACGTTGGTGGCTGAAGGGAAGAAGATTACTAAAGAGATCGCGGGCTCCGTTTTTAAGACTTTGTTGACGGAAGGGAACGTCGTGGCTGTTGTTTGTGCCGTTTTGGGTTACTATGTACTTGTGAGGAACAACAATGGTGAATGA